A region of the Leeuwenhoekiella sp. MAR_2009_132 genome:
GGATTTATAAGTCTGCATTTGTGTTTTAATTATATCCCGGATTTTGCTGAAGTTCAGCTCCACGGTTTCCTTCTATCTCATCTGCAGGTATTGGCCAAAGATTGAAGTGTTCCTGCATTCCCTGCTGTACATAGAATGGATTATTTTCTATAACGCGATCGTACAACTGACCTGTACGCATTAATGTAAGTCTTCTTTTTTCTTCTAATCCTAATTCACGGGCACGCTCATCTAAAATATAATCTATATTCATTTGACTAGATGTTGCTAAAGAGGCATTGGCTCTACTACGCACAACATTAACATCTGCAGCAGCTAATGCTGGCTGGCTATTTGCTAAGTAAGCTTCTGCTCGCAGCAAATAGGTTTCTGCTAAACGTAACATATATTGATCTGTATACGTACCTCCTGCAGACGAAGTTAATGCAAATGGCACACTCCCAGGTCTTAGCAAACCGTCAGGGTGATTATAGGGAGTAGTGATTTTTGAAGGATATGCATAAAACTCTCTTCTACGTGGTTGAGTTTCTGTTGACCAGATTGTATCACGACCTATATCATTAGCTAGAATACCTAATGCACTTGAATTATCACGATTATAAACTCTCACAAAATTGTGATTTGCATTTCTAATATCATTAGTAAAATCTGGGTTAGAAGCATCTCCACCCCAAATTTGGTTAGAATAGAACTCAGTTGTAATACCCCATCCAATACCACGACCACCGGTATAGTCTCCTACTGGCCAAGAATTAAACGGTCTAAATCTTAATAATGGTGCAAAATGTCTTTCAAAGGCGTAAGAACCACCTCTATTTCCAGATTGTAAACCACCACCTTGAACATCTAATTCAAACTGAATAACCCATAAACTTTCTTTATTACCGCTAGTTCTGTTTTGATTATTCTTTCTGTATAAATCCCAAAAAACATCTCCAGGAGTTTCGGTAGATCTAGAACCAAAACGTGTACGCATTAAATCTGTATTAGAATCATCTATAACCATAGACGCAGCAGTTATCGCTTCTGTATTCTTACCTAATGCTAAGTATGTTTCAGCCAAATAATGATAAGCAACTAAATTATTTATACGACCGTCTGTAGCTTCTGTTATTGAAGGCAAATTTTGAGATGCAAATGTTAAATCTTCAACTACCTGATTTAATACATCTTCTTTAGATGCTCTAACAAAATCTATCTTAGGAGCTGTTACCTCTTCTGTAACTAACGGTACGCCTCCGTATAATGTAACTAAAACACGATATGCAAATCCTCTAAAAAAACGAGCTTGAGATATTATATCTTTTGCTTCTGCCTCAGACATTTCAGATGCAGGAGCTCTACCTATAACGGTATTTGCTTCGGCAATAGTCTTGTATAACAAATTCCAGTGTGTAGTAGCTATATCACCGTCGGGTCTATAGGCCTGCTCCATGTTTCCGTGTCTTTGAGAACCTCCCGGTTCACCATCATAAACGAGGTCTGTCCCATAAATGAAATCAAAAGGACGGTTCTCATCACGATCATAAAATTGTCTTCTTACTAAGAAATACAAATTATTAACTGAGGCTGTAAAATCTGCATAATTTGTGTACGCATTTGCAGAACTCAAAAAGTCCTCTGGTTTCTCATCTAAAAATTCTTCCTCGCACGACCAGAATAGAGAAACTAATACTAAAAATATTATTGTTTTTTTCATGTCTTTTTTTTTTAAAATGATATGTTCACTCCTAAGGAATAGCCTCTCATTAATGGTCTACCACCGTTTCCTAATCCTACACCATAAATGTTTCTATTAGTATCTTGAAATTCTGGATCCCAACCATTCCAATCTGTCCAGGTAATTAAGTTCTTACCGCTAACAAAAATGCTTAAGCCTGCTATAGAAAGCTTATCTAAGAATTCGCTATCAAAATTATATTTTAGGTTAACATCCTGCAGGCGTACAAAACTTCTACTTTCAAGTCTTGCACCGGTAATCCCAGAACTGTTTGATGATAAAGCATTCAATCCATCAGGGTTTGATGGTGACCAATAGCTTATACCACTTAATCTGTTTTGATAAAGTGTATTTGCATTTCTAAATACCGAATTATCATTATAGTTTAAATAATTATCATTACCTCCTTGAATTGAATTGATAAATACACTTAAGCTCAATCCTTTATAGCTAAACGTATTTAAAATTGAAAATCTGTAGGCCGGATCTCTGGTACCTAAAATCTTACGATCATCAGCTTGAGTAATTTCACCATCTCCGTTTTGATCAACTATTCTATATCTTCCTGGGCGATATCCTTCAGGAATATTCTCTTCGCCTAGTTGATAAA
Encoded here:
- a CDS encoding RagB/SusD family nutrient uptake outer membrane protein, which encodes MKKTIIFLVLVSLFWSCEEEFLDEKPEDFLSSANAYTNYADFTASVNNLYFLVRRQFYDRDENRPFDFIYGTDLVYDGEPGGSQRHGNMEQAYRPDGDIATTHWNLLYKTIAEANTVIGRAPASEMSEAEAKDIISQARFFRGFAYRVLVTLYGGVPLVTEEVTAPKIDFVRASKEDVLNQVVEDLTFASQNLPSITEATDGRINNLVAYHYLAETYLALGKNTEAITAASMVIDDSNTDLMRTRFGSRSTETPGDVFWDLYRKNNQNRTSGNKESLWVIQFELDVQGGGLQSGNRGGSYAFERHFAPLLRFRPFNSWPVGDYTGGRGIGWGITTEFYSNQIWGGDASNPDFTNDIRNANHNFVRVYNRDNSSALGILANDIGRDTIWSTETQPRRREFYAYPSKITTPYNHPDGLLRPGSVPFALTSSAGGTYTDQYMLRLAETYLLRAEAYLANSQPALAAADVNVVRSRANASLATSSQMNIDYILDERARELGLEEKRRLTLMRTGQLYDRVIENNPFYVQQGMQEHFNLWPIPADEIEGNRGAELQQNPGYN